One stretch of Siphonobacter curvatus DNA includes these proteins:
- a CDS encoding glycosyltransferase family 2 protein — translation MSILWIGLLLFGPVLWFVFNAFLLNGWWKMPVYVPLHANQQLTISVLIPVRNEAENIIALLEDLDRQSYPADRYEVIVADDHSTDRTAELVRAFQSKARYALTLLTLTEENHSSPKKRAISQAIQQAKHAWIVTTDGDCRVGPQWLQILASYQQTTQAQLISGPVTFHDEGSLRSRIQIVEFASLVGSAAVAMFWKKPNMCNGANLSYARSAFLEVDGFQGNENLASGDDEFLMHKMAARFPGEVHFLKNSLALVHTGAHQSFRSFYHQRRRWASKWKHYTDWKVSALAIFVFMANASTIVGLGAYLAGSISGFVLASILGLKFSLEFLFLAGVLHFLRQSKSIAYIPLVQLIYPFYVCFFGLLAQGKGYEWKGRKLQ, via the coding sequence ATGAGTATCCTATGGATCGGCTTGCTGCTGTTTGGCCCCGTGTTATGGTTTGTATTTAATGCCTTTCTCCTGAATGGCTGGTGGAAAATGCCCGTATACGTACCGCTGCACGCCAATCAGCAACTCACCATTAGTGTATTGATTCCGGTTCGGAATGAAGCCGAAAACATCATCGCTTTACTGGAGGATCTGGATCGGCAAAGCTATCCCGCTGATCGGTACGAAGTCATCGTCGCCGATGATCATTCTACGGATCGTACAGCCGAATTGGTACGGGCGTTTCAGTCGAAAGCCCGCTACGCTCTTACGTTGTTAACCCTAACGGAAGAAAACCATTCTTCGCCCAAGAAAAGGGCCATTTCACAGGCCATCCAACAGGCGAAACACGCGTGGATTGTCACAACGGATGGCGACTGCCGCGTAGGTCCGCAGTGGCTACAGATCCTGGCTTCGTACCAGCAAACGACCCAGGCCCAATTGATTTCGGGACCAGTCACGTTTCACGACGAAGGTTCGCTCAGGAGTCGAATCCAGATTGTTGAGTTTGCCAGTTTGGTCGGTTCAGCGGCGGTTGCCATGTTCTGGAAGAAACCCAATATGTGTAACGGAGCCAATTTATCGTACGCCCGCTCGGCCTTTCTGGAGGTCGATGGATTCCAGGGAAACGAAAATTTGGCCTCGGGTGATGATGAGTTTCTGATGCATAAAATGGCCGCCCGTTTTCCCGGCGAAGTCCATTTCCTGAAAAATTCGCTGGCACTGGTTCACACCGGAGCCCACCAGAGTTTCCGTTCGTTTTACCACCAGCGTCGCCGCTGGGCCAGTAAGTGGAAACATTATACCGACTGGAAAGTATCCGCCCTGGCGATTTTCGTTTTTATGGCCAATGCCAGTACCATCGTTGGCCTAGGAGCTTACCTCGCGGGCAGTATCTCGGGCTTTGTATTGGCTAGTATCCTAGGTTTGAAGTTCTCCCTAGAATTTTTGTTTCTGGCGGGCGTACTCCACTTTCTCAGACAGTCAAAAAGTATTGCGTATATTCCGTTGGTGCAATTGATTTACCCGTTTTACGTTTGCTTTTTTGGATTGCTGGCTCAGGGCAAAGGGTACGAGTGGAAAGGACGGAAGTTACAGTAA
- a CDS encoding polysaccharide deacetylase family protein, with protein MAFFFHKVTPILRSIYPEMTWRIPSSEPTIYLTFDDGPIPEATEFVLQELANFEAKATFFCIGDNIRKHPSIFQQLLAQGHSVGNHTFNHLKGWNTDDETYFANVAQCQDLLPPTRLFRPPYGRIRKRQAAYLKEHHQLIMWDVLTGDYSPSLKPEQVLRGTTKACESGSLVVFHDSIKAWKNMSYALPRTLDYLAERNFKFAALPMGNAEGGSR; from the coding sequence GTGGCTTTCTTCTTCCATAAAGTTACTCCGATCCTGCGATCCATTTACCCGGAAATGACCTGGCGGATCCCGTCATCGGAGCCTACAATTTATCTCACCTTTGATGATGGACCAATTCCTGAAGCGACAGAATTTGTCCTGCAAGAGCTGGCCAACTTTGAGGCAAAGGCTACGTTTTTCTGTATTGGCGATAATATACGTAAACATCCTTCCATTTTTCAGCAACTACTGGCACAGGGCCACTCCGTAGGCAATCATACGTTCAACCATCTCAAAGGCTGGAATACAGACGATGAAACGTATTTTGCTAACGTAGCTCAATGTCAGGATTTACTACCGCCTACGCGACTGTTTCGTCCCCCCTATGGTCGCATTCGGAAACGGCAGGCAGCCTATCTGAAAGAGCATCATCAACTCATCATGTGGGACGTTCTGACGGGCGATTACTCGCCTTCACTGAAACCCGAGCAGGTCTTACGGGGTACGACTAAAGCCTGCGAATCGGGTAGTCTGGTCGTTTTTCACGACAGTATTAAAGCCTGGAAGAATATGAGCTATGCTCTCCCCCGTACGCTGGACTACCTGGCGGAACGAAATTTCAAGTTTGCGGCTTTACCCATGGGCAACGCCGAAGGCGGTAGTCGCTAA